The following are encoded together in the Glycine max cultivar Williams 82 chromosome 8, Glycine_max_v4.0, whole genome shotgun sequence genome:
- the LOC100785897 gene encoding inorganic pyrophosphatase 2 codes for MSGIVVVFDFDKTIVDVDSDNWVVDDLGFTDLFNQLLPTMPWNSLMDRMMMELHSNGKTIEDIEEVLHRIPLHPRVIPAIQAAHALGCDLRIVSDANVFFIETILKHLGIREYFSEINTNPGYVNEEGRLRIQPCHDFNKASHGCSLCPPNMCKGLIIDRIQDSISQEGNKRMIYLGDGSGDYCPSLRLKERNFMMPRKNFPVWDLICKDPLLVKAEIHGWSDGEELEQVLLHLINKISMEENVHEQLIASDCKLQTLSVSA; via the exons atgTCTGGAATTGTGGTTGTTTTCGACTTTGACAAGACCATCGTCGATGTCGACAGTGACAACTGGGTCGTCGATGATTTGGGTTTCACCGATTTGTTTAACCAGCTCCTTCCCACCATGCCTTGGAACTCTCTCATG GATAGGATGATGATGGAGCTTCATTCAAATGGTAAAACCATAGAGGACATTGAAGAGGTTTTGCATAGGATTCCCTTGCACCCCAGAGTTATACCTGCTATTCAAGCAGCTCATGCTTTAGG GTGTGATTTGAGGATTGTGAGTGATGCAAACGTGTTTTTTATTGAGACCATTCTGAAGCACTTGGGAATAAGGGAATACTTTTCGGAGATTAACACCAACCCGGGTTATGTTAATGAAGAAGGAAGGTTAAGGATTCAACCTTGCCATGACTTCAACAAAGCTTCTCATGGCTGCAGTTTATGCCCTCCAAACATGTGCAAG GGTTTGATCATAGATAGAATCCAAGATTCAATTTCACAAGAAGGTAACAAGAGAATGATCTATCTTGGTGATGGTAGTGGTGACTATTGCCCAAGCTTGAGGCTCAAAGAGAGAAACTTTATGATGCCAAGGAAGAACTTTCCAGTGTGGGACTTGATTTGCAAAGACCCTTTGCTTGTTAAGGCTGAAATCCATGGCTGGAGTGATGGAGAAGAGTTGGAGCAAGTTTTATTGCatttaatcaacaaaatttcaatggaggaaaatgtTCATGAGCAGTTAATTGCATCTGATTGCAAGTTACAGACTCTGTCTGTCTCTGCTTAA
- the ACP1 gene encoding acid phosphatase ACP1 — MSGTVIVFDFDKTIVDVDSDNWVIDELGFTDLFNQLLPTMPWNSLMDRMMMELHSKGKTIEDIEEVLHRIPLHPRVIPAIQAAHAFGCDLRIVSDANMFFIETILKHLGIREYFSEINTNPGYVNEEGRLRILPYHDFNKASHGCTLCPPNMCKGLIIDRIQDSISQEGNKRMIYLGDGSGDYCPSLRLKERDYMMPRKNFPAWDLICKDPLLVKAEIHGWSDGEELEQVLLHLIAKISMEENSQFISSDCKLQTLSVSALEGLPKVLPVRP; from the exons ATGTCTGGAACCGTGATTGTTTTTGACTTTGACAAGACCATTGTCGATGTCGACAGTGACAACTGGGTCATCGACGAATTGGGTTTCACCGATTTGTTCAACCAGCTTCTTCCCACCATGCCTTGGAACTCTCTCATG GACAGGATGATGATGGAGCTTCATTCAAAAGGTAAGACCATAGAGGACATTGAAGAGGTTCTGCATAGGATTCCTTTGCACCCAAGAGTAATACCCGCTATTCAAGCAGCTCATGCTTTCGG GTGTGATTTGAGGATTGTGAGTGATGCAAACATGTTTTTCATTGAGACCATTCTGAAGCACTTGGGAATAAGGGAATACTTCTCGGAGATTAACACTAACCCAGGTTATGTTAACGAAGAAGGAAGGTTAAGGATTTTGCCTTACCATGACTTCAACAAAGCTTCCCATGGCTGCACTTTGTGTCCTCCAAATATGTGCAAG GGTTTAATCATTGATAGAATCCAAGATTCAATTTCACAAGAGGGTAACAAGAGGATGATCTATCTTGGTGATGGTAGTGGTGACTATTGCCCAAGCTTGAGGCTAAAAGAGAGAGACTATATGATGCCAAGGAAGAACTTTCCAGCGTGGGATTTGATATGCAAAGACCCTTTGCTTGTTAAGGCTGAAATTCATGGCTGGAGTGATGGAGAAGAGTTGGAGCAAGTTCTGTTGCACTTAATCGCCAAaatttcaatggaggaaaattcTCAGTTCATTTCATCTGATTGCAAGCTACAGACTCTCTCTGTCTCTGCTTTGGAGGGTTTGCCTAAAGTCCTCCCAGTTAGACCATAA